Proteins encoded together in one Kwoniella shandongensis chromosome 3, complete sequence window:
- a CDS encoding isocitrate lyase — protein MSSSTEEWLSPSSIQEWWTTPSQSSLNRPYSADTVASLRDAFPENHHSNVMALKLREVFERAQKEGRVNLGLGVVDARSLELFKEAGLKTAYVSAQSYSTSSDSGSDITEHTSYTIPKRVQSLYRSQLHHSRTARLVAGQDQSNYASPDIIPLIADAGSGAESGLGHDHIAIMKLVKLFVQSGVAGIHIDDSLVGSRETDGEEVKVIVPMNEFLRRLTSVKLQLDVMGSEIVSIARTDAATATHITSTIDARDRPFILSATRPLSHDYVHCEGRSGQDEWKREAHLLSLDEAFKLHTTTSSITGVYERYLVETRGMNTSEAFRVAENLSPGFYWNSESPRTVEGYYPYRGGVDAAISRSVNVAPVADVVWACSHSYDETEAEKFALEVQGKWPGKWMAYDINLVGKAADEDNTIKAIPAKLASLGYIWQLLPLTNPVSLKLINHDPLTTYLNHIVRPAGKNVHHDGTSSEWWWKVMGKLADTSADAIGEKLNKQ, from the exons ATGTCATCGTCAACCGAAGAATGGCTGTCCCCTTCTTCTATCCAAGAATGGTGGACAACCCCTTCCCAATCATCGCTCAATCGACCTTATTCAGCAGATACCGTCGCTTCATTACGCGATGCGTTTCCCGAGAATCATCATTCGAATGTCATGGCGCTCAAGCTGAGAGAGGTGTTTGAACGGGCccagaaggaaggaagagtgaaTTTGGGATTGGGGGTGGTGGACGCAAGAAGCTTGGAGTTGTTCAAGGAGGCAGGGTTAA AGACCGCCTACGTGTCCGCACAGAGCTATTCTACTTCCTCAGACTCAGGTTCAGATATC ACCGAACACACGTCCTACACAATTCCCAAACGCGTTCAATCCCTCTATCGATCCCAACTACACCACTCCCGAACCGCCCGTCTCGTAGCCGGTCAAGACCAATCCAACTACGCATCGCCGGATATCATACCCCTCATAGCAGATGCCGGGTCAGGTGCCGAATCAGGCTTAGGCCACGACCATATCGCAATTATGAAGCttgtcaagctcttcgtccaGAGCGGCGTGGCAGGCATCCATATTGATGATTCGTTAGTTGGGTCTCGGGAAAcggatggagaagaggtgaaagTGATTGTGCCGATGAACGAGTTtttgaggaggttgacgagTGTGAAGCTACAATTGGACGTCATGGG GTCTGAGATCGTTTCTATTGCTAGGACAGACGCAGCTACCGccacacacatcacatcgACTATCGACGCCCGCGATCGACCATTCATCCTCAGTGCGACTCGACCGTTATCACACGACTATGTTCACTGCGAAGGCCGATCAGGACAAGATGAATGGAAACGCGAAGCTCACTTACTTTCGCTCGACGAGGCATTCAAACTCCACACAACCACCTCTTCTATCACTGGGGTATACGAGCGATATCTCGTTGagacgagagggatgaaCACCTCCGAAGCATTTAGAGTCGCAGAGAATTTGTCCCCTGGCTTCTACTGGAATTCCGAATCGCCCCGTACGGTAGAAGGATATTATCCCTACAGAGGAGGAGTAGACGCCGCAATCAGTCGATCGGTCAACGTCGCGCCCGTAGCAGATGTAGTTTGGGCTTGTTCACATTCGTACGATGAGACGGAGGCGGAGAAGTTTGCTTTAGAAGTGCAGGGGAAGTGGCCTGGGAAATGGATGGCGTATGATATCAACCTCGTTGGGAAAGCGGccgatgaag ACAACACCATCAAGGCTATCCCCGCCAAGCTTGCCTCTTTAGGCTACATCTGGcaacttctccctctgacAAACCCTGTATCTCTGAAACTCATCAACCACGACCCCTTGACCACTTATCTGAACCATATCGTTCGACCCGCTGGAAAGAACGTACATCACGATGGGACATCGTCagaatggtggtggaaggtgatgggCAAGTTGGCAGATACTTCGGCGGACGCTATCGGTGAAAAGTTGAACAAGCAGTAG